Proteins from a genomic interval of Kribbella aluminosa:
- a CDS encoding PT domain-containing protein, translating to MIRAAGRGKLTAAMVTLPVLPIAWFVALQEHPVWMPAAYLGYLLIVIVIPGTMFWRRLTGGAGWRSADIVLGTAFGLAAEALLYPLGMLFKLPFAALLMPALAFGMWRALPRHELPERPTPWWSTAGVMVAVGVAAAWFVRVGSQLVPLTGPDALRPSSDAPHNLAMAAELTHHFPPRIPYADGGWLTSHWAAYSQIASAHWITTAPLDVLTHRMAPFAWMLLTVLGAAAVGMLLTGRAVAAPIGAGLVVAGGDLVAWPWAVSDRVFADGPFSLGGLTNPPQAFSTVLLLPLIAVTALLLRRRPGTTRAQLFRLYVAAGVLVAALALTKATTLPVYATGLAVAWIYLTMRRGRLNLRALVLGVGVAAAYALTFFFVLHGAASTVRFDPGATFQSLADRMGGGTAVTVIAVVVIVGWVMPLAGALLIKRGDAMVVFLLAGFVAAVLGATLLADRGDTQLFFVRTGFVLGVLLATWGLGSLERRQYWIAGVAVAIGVAAIFWGRHQSQRSCTSANCFGQTLAVALVIAVLGIGVFGLVLRGSRRTWAVIAVAVLVGTTASPTVASVRRFANPPLTAYESIAPGGIEAARFIRRNSGSDDRIATNVHCHQARASHCGLGSYWIAGYAERRVLVEGWSYQARVDDSYPAGVQGPYWDQDLLGLNDEVFSNPTRQTIETLRTKYDVQWLLLDERVGAPPKNLDKLTELRFQLGTVRVYQIYPPPPANPYPSKSPTQSPTQDPTAGPTQGPTAGPTQGQAGNPSTPFPSSSTSGSPGFPTPSVPTGTQPTEPFPTGTFPTDLPSSPTYPTGSVPTTTTPVLPSP from the coding sequence ATGATCAGAGCGGCCGGACGGGGCAAGCTGACCGCGGCGATGGTGACGCTGCCCGTGCTGCCGATCGCGTGGTTCGTCGCGCTGCAGGAGCACCCGGTGTGGATGCCGGCGGCGTACCTCGGCTACCTGCTGATCGTGATCGTGATCCCGGGCACGATGTTCTGGCGGCGGTTGACCGGCGGTGCCGGGTGGCGGTCCGCGGACATCGTCCTCGGTACGGCGTTCGGGCTGGCCGCCGAGGCGCTGCTGTATCCGCTCGGCATGCTGTTCAAGCTGCCGTTCGCGGCGCTGCTGATGCCGGCGCTGGCGTTCGGGATGTGGCGGGCGTTGCCGCGGCACGAACTCCCGGAGCGGCCGACGCCGTGGTGGTCGACGGCCGGGGTGATGGTCGCGGTCGGTGTCGCCGCCGCCTGGTTCGTCCGGGTCGGCTCGCAGCTCGTCCCGCTGACCGGGCCGGACGCGTTGCGGCCGAGCTCGGACGCGCCGCACAACCTCGCGATGGCGGCCGAGCTGACCCACCACTTCCCGCCGCGGATCCCGTACGCCGACGGCGGCTGGCTGACGAGTCACTGGGCGGCGTACTCGCAGATCGCCTCCGCGCACTGGATCACCACCGCGCCGCTCGACGTACTGACGCACCGGATGGCGCCGTTCGCGTGGATGTTGCTGACCGTGCTCGGCGCGGCCGCCGTCGGGATGCTGCTGACCGGTCGCGCGGTCGCGGCGCCGATCGGTGCGGGGCTCGTGGTCGCCGGTGGTGACCTGGTGGCTTGGCCGTGGGCCGTGTCGGATCGGGTGTTCGCGGACGGGCCGTTCTCGCTGGGCGGGCTGACCAATCCGCCGCAGGCGTTCTCGACGGTGTTGCTGTTGCCGCTGATCGCGGTGACGGCGTTGCTCTTGCGCCGGCGGCCGGGGACGACGCGGGCGCAGTTGTTCCGGCTGTACGTCGCGGCCGGTGTGCTGGTCGCGGCGTTGGCGTTGACCAAGGCGACGACGCTGCCCGTATACGCGACCGGGCTGGCGGTCGCGTGGATCTACCTGACGATGCGCCGCGGCCGGTTGAACCTGCGCGCCCTCGTCCTGGGCGTGGGCGTCGCGGCGGCGTACGCGCTGACGTTCTTCTTCGTCCTGCACGGCGCGGCGTCGACCGTACGGTTCGATCCCGGGGCGACGTTCCAGAGCCTGGCGGACCGGATGGGCGGCGGGACCGCGGTGACCGTGATCGCGGTGGTCGTCATCGTCGGGTGGGTGATGCCGCTGGCCGGTGCGCTGCTGATCAAGCGGGGCGACGCGATGGTGGTGTTCCTGCTGGCCGGGTTCGTGGCCGCGGTGCTCGGCGCGACCCTGCTCGCAGATCGTGGGGACACCCAACTGTTCTTCGTGCGGACCGGGTTCGTGCTCGGCGTCCTGCTCGCAACCTGGGGTCTCGGGTCGCTGGAGCGACGGCAGTACTGGATCGCCGGCGTCGCGGTCGCGATCGGTGTCGCGGCGATCTTCTGGGGCCGGCACCAGTCGCAGCGCTCGTGCACCTCGGCGAACTGTTTCGGGCAGACGCTCGCGGTCGCGCTGGTGATCGCGGTGCTCGGGATCGGCGTGTTCGGGCTGGTGCTGCGCGGTTCCCGGCGGACCTGGGCGGTGATCGCGGTCGCGGTGCTGGTCGGGACCACGGCGTCCCCGACGGTCGCGTCCGTACGGCGGTTCGCGAACCCGCCGCTGACGGCGTACGAGTCGATCGCACCGGGCGGGATCGAGGCGGCCCGCTTCATCCGCCGCAACTCCGGGTCCGACGACCGGATCGCCACCAACGTGCACTGCCACCAGGCGCGCGCGTCGCACTGCGGGCTCGGGTCGTACTGGATCGCCGGGTACGCCGAGCGCCGGGTGCTGGTGGAGGGCTGGTCGTACCAGGCGCGGGTCGACGACAGCTACCCGGCCGGCGTCCAGGGGCCGTACTGGGACCAGGATCTGCTCGGGCTGAACGACGAGGTGTTCAGCAACCCGACCCGGCAGACGATCGAGACGCTGCGGACGAAGTACGACGTCCAGTGGCTGCTGCTCGACGAGCGGGTCGGCGCGCCGCCGAAGAACCTCGACAAGCTCACGGAGCTGCGGTTCCAGCTGGGGACGGTCCGGGTGTACCAGATCTACCCGCCACCACCGGCGAACCCGTACCCGTCGAAGTCCCCGACCCAAAGCCCCACCCAGGACCCGACCGCAGGCCCGACGCAAGGCCCGACTGCAGGCCCGACGCAGGGCCAGGCCGGCAACCCCTCGACGCCGTTCCCGTCCTCGTCGACCAGCGGGTCGCCCGGGTTCCCGACACCGAGCGTCCCGACCGGCACCCAGCCGACCGAGCCGTTCCCAACCGGCACCTTCCCGACCGACCTGCCGTCGTCTCCTACCTATCCGACCGGCTCGGTCCCGACGACGACCACGCCGGTACTCCCGAGCCCGTAA
- a CDS encoding DUF2786 domain-containing protein, whose translation MSDEEVLRMLPIAAASITQRDDLADAQLARLGAYDERDRAQVDRCLHAFLASLVRAAWERGWAPADVVQYGRRELDAEIEPLLLAAISAEHQSYGVDTIDPRWLDQLTDVGVAQPFEALSLTSWAADARVGRYLVLHHALSLAGFLQTLPIMARLFPLPGTPAHAARTGVPANGKMLARIRALLAKAEATEFPDEAEALSGKAQELMAKFSLDSALVEAEQELPDDSAARRLWVDTPYVSAKAQLVGAVAAANRCRTVVIDSLAVVTVVGAELDLQHTEILSTSLLVQANRAMLAAGKQVGRRGEPRTRSFRQSFLMAYAMRIGERLQATASAAEAAVPETDAQRLLPALSQREERVEALFTRLFPNTTTRRTRITNGAGWEAGLTAADQAKLDARRQVRR comes from the coding sequence GTGAGTGACGAGGAAGTGCTGCGGATGTTGCCGATCGCGGCAGCGAGTATCACCCAGCGTGACGATCTGGCGGATGCGCAGCTGGCGCGTCTCGGGGCGTACGACGAGCGCGACCGGGCGCAGGTGGATCGTTGCCTGCACGCGTTCCTCGCCAGTCTGGTCCGCGCGGCGTGGGAGCGCGGCTGGGCGCCTGCCGACGTCGTCCAGTACGGGCGTCGCGAGCTGGATGCCGAGATCGAGCCGCTGCTGCTCGCCGCGATCTCCGCGGAACACCAGTCGTACGGCGTCGACACGATCGACCCGCGCTGGCTCGACCAGCTCACCGACGTCGGCGTCGCCCAGCCCTTCGAGGCGTTGAGCCTCACGTCCTGGGCGGCCGATGCACGCGTCGGCCGGTACCTCGTTCTCCACCACGCGCTGTCCCTCGCCGGATTCCTGCAGACGCTGCCGATCATGGCCCGGCTGTTCCCGTTACCCGGTACGCCGGCCCACGCCGCACGCACCGGCGTACCGGCGAACGGGAAGATGCTCGCGCGGATCCGGGCGCTGCTCGCGAAGGCCGAGGCGACCGAGTTCCCGGACGAGGCGGAAGCGCTGTCCGGCAAGGCGCAGGAGCTGATGGCGAAGTTCTCCCTCGACAGTGCGCTGGTGGAGGCGGAGCAGGAGCTTCCGGACGACTCGGCGGCCCGCCGGCTGTGGGTGGACACGCCGTACGTGTCGGCGAAGGCACAGCTCGTCGGCGCGGTCGCGGCCGCGAACCGGTGCCGGACGGTCGTGATCGACTCGCTGGCCGTCGTCACCGTCGTGGGCGCCGAGCTGGATCTGCAGCACACCGAGATCCTCAGCACTTCCCTGCTGGTCCAGGCGAATCGCGCGATGCTTGCCGCGGGCAAGCAGGTTGGGCGCCGGGGTGAGCCGCGGACGCGGTCGTTTCGGCAGTCGTTCCTGATGGCGTACGCGATGCGGATCGGCGAGCGTCTGCAGGCGACCGCGTCCGCCGCGGAGGCCGCCGTACCGGAGACCGACGCGCAGCGGCTGCTGCCGGCGCTGAGCCAACGCGAGGAGCGGGTGGAGGCGTTGTTCACCAGGCTGTTCCCGAACACGACGACCCGGCGGACACGGATCACCAACGGCGCCGGCTGGGAGGCCGGACTGACCGCCGCGGATCAGGCCAAGCTCGACGCCCGCCGGCAGGTCCGCCGATGA
- a CDS encoding MFS transporter → MSATTAAPAGAGSGAPARRPGVVLAVILVTQLMVILDGTVVNIAMPHIQQALHFTPSSLSWVQNAYALAFGGLLLLGARAGDLLGRRRVFVTGVSIFTLASLLGGLAPSAELLLAARVLQGIGGAIAAPAALTLLMLTYREGPERMKALGYYSLISSGGGSVGLVLGGMLTDWVSWRWGLFINVPIGIALVIAARRVLTETERETGRFDIAGALTSTLGITSLVFGFIRVAEKGWSSPEVLVAFAAGVVLLVSFVLVERRVSHPIVPLRLFRSPVRSASYLTMLLVVGTMFGMFFFLTQYLQGVLALNPLAAGLAFLPMTGLLFTASRVVPKLVQRIDSGKLLLAGSTLVTLGTIWLTRLDAHSSYLHDVVGPLLLFGAGAGMIFIPLVGRAIAGVAPEDSGAASGMLNVVQQVGGALGLGILVTIFGTASRNSTSRIPREVLVDGVHAAFIGSLVYAALSLTMIVITVRPWNWFRTEPQPVEVAAAD, encoded by the coding sequence ATGTCGGCAACAACCGCGGCGCCGGCCGGCGCCGGTTCCGGCGCGCCTGCCCGGCGTCCCGGGGTAGTTCTCGCAGTCATCCTGGTCACCCAGCTGATGGTGATCCTCGACGGCACCGTGGTGAACATCGCGATGCCGCACATCCAGCAGGCCCTGCACTTCACCCCGTCCAGCCTGTCCTGGGTGCAGAACGCCTACGCGCTCGCGTTCGGCGGTCTGCTGCTGCTCGGCGCGCGGGCCGGCGACCTGCTCGGCCGCCGCCGGGTGTTCGTCACCGGCGTCAGCATCTTCACGCTCGCCTCCCTCCTCGGCGGCCTCGCGCCGAGCGCCGAACTGCTGCTCGCCGCCCGGGTCCTGCAGGGCATCGGCGGCGCGATCGCGGCCCCGGCGGCGCTGACCCTGCTGATGCTCACGTACCGCGAAGGTCCCGAGCGGATGAAGGCGCTCGGCTACTACAGCCTGATCTCGTCCGGAGGCGGCAGCGTCGGCCTGGTCCTCGGAGGCATGCTGACCGACTGGGTGTCGTGGCGCTGGGGCCTGTTCATCAACGTCCCGATCGGGATCGCGCTGGTGATCGCTGCCCGCCGGGTGCTGACCGAGACCGAGCGGGAGACCGGCCGCTTCGACATCGCTGGTGCGCTGACGTCCACGCTCGGCATCACCTCGCTGGTCTTCGGGTTCATCCGGGTCGCCGAGAAGGGCTGGTCGTCGCCGGAGGTGCTGGTCGCGTTCGCGGCCGGCGTCGTACTGCTGGTCTCGTTCGTGCTGGTCGAGCGGCGGGTGAGTCACCCGATCGTTCCGCTGCGGCTGTTCCGCTCGCCGGTACGCTCGGCGTCGTACCTGACCATGCTGCTCGTGGTCGGGACGATGTTCGGGATGTTCTTCTTCCTCACGCAGTACCTGCAGGGTGTGCTCGCCCTGAACCCGCTGGCGGCCGGCCTGGCCTTCCTGCCGATGACCGGTCTGCTGTTCACCGCGTCGCGCGTCGTACCGAAGCTGGTCCAGCGGATCGACAGCGGGAAGCTGTTGCTGGCCGGATCGACGCTCGTCACGCTCGGCACGATCTGGCTGACGCGACTGGATGCGCACAGCAGCTACCTGCACGACGTGGTCGGTCCGCTGCTGCTGTTCGGCGCGGGCGCCGGCATGATCTTCATCCCGCTGGTCGGCCGCGCCATCGCGGGCGTCGCCCCGGAGGACTCGGGCGCGGCGTCGGGCATGCTGAACGTCGTCCAGCAGGTCGGCGGCGCACTCGGCCTCGGCATCCTGGTCACGATCTTCGGTACGGCGAGCCGCAACTCCACGTCGCGGATCCCGCGCGAGGTGCTGGTGGACGGCGTCCACGCGGCCTTCATCGGCTCGCTGGTCTACGCGGCGCTCAGCCTGACGATGATCGTGATCACCGTCCGCCCGTGGAACTGGTTCCGCACCGAGCCACAACCGGTCGAGGTGGCAGCCGCCGACTGA
- a CDS encoding FAD-binding oxidoreductase: MTQLAEGLDDLRTNLQGFVLAPGDEGYDEARRVWNAGIDRRPAVIARCRSAADVSRAVLFARDHGLEIAVRGGAHSTGGKCVVDDGLMIDLSLLNQVTVDPETRQARVGGGALLGQLDAAAQEHGLATPAGMVSHTGVAGLTLGGGMGWLTRKHGLSIDNLTAVEIVTADGRIRRASDDEDPDLFWAVRGGGGNFGVVTEFEFRLHEQAPMIQFGLAFWDLERGAEVLRMARDVIAKLPDDVNIVVGALSAPPAPFIPAEYHFRPGYALIVNGFGSAEEHAAVMSEITSTVPPLVEFSTPMPYVALQQMLDEANAWGFLAYDKGLYIDDFTDEVIQVITEHVPLKKSPGSVLLSYRLDGAYSRVPEDATAFSGSRAPGYGLFLVALAPTPDLFEPDRAWVRTFWEAMVPVSRGIGSYVNAESEADDDRIRASYGPKYDRLAAIKATYDPGNLFHLNANIKPAPAGS, translated from the coding sequence ATGACTCAACTGGCGGAAGGACTCGACGACCTGCGGACAAACCTGCAAGGGTTCGTGCTCGCACCTGGCGACGAGGGGTACGACGAGGCGCGGCGGGTGTGGAACGCGGGGATCGACCGGCGGCCGGCGGTGATCGCCCGGTGCCGGAGCGCGGCCGATGTCAGCCGCGCGGTGCTGTTCGCCCGTGACCACGGGCTCGAGATCGCGGTTCGGGGCGGTGCGCACAGCACCGGCGGCAAGTGCGTCGTCGACGACGGACTGATGATCGACCTCAGCCTGCTGAACCAGGTCACGGTCGATCCGGAAACGCGGCAGGCCCGGGTTGGCGGCGGCGCGCTGCTCGGGCAGCTAGATGCCGCTGCCCAGGAACACGGCCTGGCGACGCCGGCCGGGATGGTCAGTCACACCGGCGTCGCCGGGCTCACGCTCGGTGGCGGAATGGGCTGGCTGACCCGCAAGCACGGGCTCAGCATCGACAACCTGACCGCGGTCGAGATCGTCACCGCGGACGGCCGGATCCGGCGCGCCTCGGACGACGAGGACCCGGACCTGTTCTGGGCGGTCCGTGGTGGCGGCGGCAATTTCGGCGTGGTGACCGAGTTCGAGTTCCGGCTGCACGAACAGGCGCCGATGATCCAGTTCGGTCTGGCGTTCTGGGACCTCGAGCGCGGCGCCGAGGTACTGCGGATGGCGCGCGACGTGATCGCGAAGCTTCCGGACGACGTGAACATCGTGGTCGGTGCGCTGAGCGCTCCGCCGGCGCCGTTCATTCCCGCGGAGTACCACTTCCGGCCCGGCTATGCACTGATCGTGAACGGCTTCGGGTCGGCCGAGGAGCACGCCGCGGTGATGAGCGAGATCACCTCGACGGTGCCGCCGCTGGTCGAGTTCTCGACTCCGATGCCGTACGTCGCCCTGCAGCAGATGCTCGACGAGGCGAACGCCTGGGGCTTCCTCGCGTACGACAAGGGCCTCTACATCGACGACTTCACCGACGAGGTGATCCAGGTGATCACCGAGCACGTGCCGCTCAAGAAGTCGCCGGGGTCGGTCCTGCTGTCGTACCGGCTCGACGGGGCCTATTCCAGGGTGCCGGAGGACGCCACCGCGTTCAGCGGCAGCCGGGCTCCCGGCTACGGGCTGTTCCTGGTCGCGCTGGCTCCGACGCCGGACCTGTTCGAGCCCGACCGAGCGTGGGTGCGGACGTTCTGGGAAGCGATGGTCCCGGTCAGCCGCGGGATCGGCAGCTACGTCAATGCGGAGAGCGAGGCCGACGACGATCGGATCCGCGCGTCCTACGGCCCGAAGTACGACCGCCTGGCGGCGATCAAGGCGACGTACGACCCCGGCAACCTGTTCCACCTGAACGCGAACATCAAGCCAGCGCCAGCTGGTAGTTGA
- a CDS encoding SDR family NAD(P)-dependent oxidoreductase — MSEATPQAAGVPPASVVLVSGGSRGLGLAIVTDLLAAGVKVAAFARTITPELTALGEQYPDRLYYGSVDVNDSAAAQAFVKAVEGTLGPIDALVNNAAIGQDSLHVHTSAEHLADIIQTNLTSPLVLTRFVLRRMLAKGLKGRIVNITSICAQRGYPGLVAYSATKGGMDAATRSLARELGGRILANAVAPGFFASEMSAVLGQTQLDQIVRRTPTGRLTEPEDVLPLVRMLLLENTNLNGQVLVVDGAASI; from the coding sequence ATGTCTGAAGCCACCCCTCAAGCCGCCGGAGTCCCGCCGGCCTCGGTCGTGCTGGTCTCGGGCGGGTCCCGCGGCCTCGGCCTGGCGATCGTCACCGACCTGCTCGCCGCGGGTGTGAAGGTCGCCGCGTTCGCCCGGACGATCACGCCCGAGCTGACGGCGCTGGGCGAGCAGTACCCGGACCGGCTGTACTACGGCTCCGTCGACGTGAACGACAGCGCGGCCGCGCAGGCGTTCGTCAAGGCTGTCGAGGGAACGCTCGGCCCGATCGATGCCCTGGTCAACAATGCCGCGATCGGTCAGGACTCGTTGCACGTCCACACGTCCGCCGAGCACCTGGCCGACATCATCCAGACCAACCTGACGTCGCCGCTGGTGCTGACCCGCTTCGTCCTCCGCCGGATGCTCGCGAAGGGACTGAAGGGCCGGATCGTCAACATCACCTCGATCTGCGCCCAGCGCGGCTACCCGGGGCTGGTCGCGTACTCCGCCACCAAGGGCGGAATGGACGCGGCCACCCGTTCGCTCGCTCGCGAACTGGGCGGCCGCATCCTCGCCAACGCCGTCGCCCCCGGCTTCTTCGCCTCCGAGATGTCGGCGGTCCTCGGCCAGACCCAACTCGACCAGATCGTCCGCCGCACCCCGACCGGCCGCCTGACCGAGCCGGAGGACGTGCTCCCGCTGGTCCGCATGCTCCTGCTGGAGAACACCAACCTCAACGGCCAGGTCCTGGTCGTCGACGGCGCGGCGTCCATCTAG
- a CDS encoding phosphopantetheine-binding protein codes for MSSVDRGRVRELMGAVLSAQGRTLPAEDTADLREIGFRSLDFSELALRVEDELGDELNFDAPELRRIATVGDVLDFIEQLQSA; via the coding sequence ATGAGTTCGGTGGATCGGGGTCGGGTCAGGGAGTTGATGGGTGCGGTGCTGTCGGCCCAGGGGCGCACGTTGCCGGCCGAGGACACGGCGGATCTCCGGGAGATCGGGTTCCGGTCACTGGACTTCTCCGAGCTGGCCCTCCGGGTGGAGGACGAGCTCGGCGACGAGCTGAACTTCGATGCCCCCGAGCTACGCCGGATCGCCACGGTCGGCGACGTACTGGACTTCATCGAGCAGCTCCAGTCCGCGTGA
- a CDS encoding TetR/AcrR family transcriptional regulator gives MATEPLPCTRPTRADAARNYDRLVTAARETFAEHGTDTSLEEIARRAGVGIGTLYRRFPNRTALLEAVYVDEIQSVVDRAYDFDKQLEPFDALATWLRSFLGYGLSKGTLSQELTVALGKESPFFQVCKVNVQEAGKLLLERAKAAGEVRPELELMDILRLVGSINMGRDTQPEQAHRLLDIVLCGIRPSAAPAAQPAKG, from the coding sequence ATGGCGACGGAACCACTGCCCTGTACGCGGCCGACCCGCGCGGACGCGGCCCGGAACTACGACCGCCTGGTGACGGCCGCCCGGGAGACGTTCGCCGAGCACGGCACCGACACCTCGCTGGAGGAGATCGCCCGCCGGGCCGGCGTCGGGATCGGCACGCTGTACCGCCGGTTCCCGAACCGGACCGCCCTGCTCGAGGCCGTCTACGTCGACGAGATCCAGTCCGTGGTGGACCGGGCGTACGACTTCGACAAGCAACTGGAGCCGTTCGACGCGCTGGCCACGTGGCTGCGCAGTTTCCTCGGCTACGGACTGTCCAAGGGCACCTTGTCGCAGGAGCTGACGGTTGCTCTCGGCAAGGAATCGCCGTTCTTCCAGGTCTGCAAGGTGAATGTGCAGGAAGCCGGAAAACTCCTGCTGGAGCGGGCGAAGGCGGCCGGTGAGGTCCGGCCGGAGCTCGAGCTGATGGACATCCTGCGGCTGGTGGGCAGTATCAACATGGGCCGCGACACCCAGCCCGAGCAGGCGCATCGCCTGCTCGACATCGTGTTGTGCGGAATCAGGCCGTCAGCAGCGCCCGCAGCTCAGCCAGCGAAGGGTTAG
- a CDS encoding dTDP-4-dehydrorhamnose 3,5-epimerase family protein, whose product MRAHRTPIAGVLRIELDLTPNPDGWFKENFHREKLAELGMNVVQHNVAYFEEPGIVRGIHAEPWDKYLSPTSGRVFAAIVELRPGAAFGQVATFELGTADALYVPRGVGNSFCTLAPHTTYNFLVNEHWSPERVAVDLFDPELAIAWPDLPLRYTERDAANPSLAELRALLTA is encoded by the coding sequence ATGAGAGCGCACCGGACACCGATCGCGGGCGTGCTGCGGATCGAGCTGGACCTCACGCCGAACCCGGACGGCTGGTTCAAGGAGAACTTCCACCGCGAGAAGCTGGCCGAGCTCGGGATGAACGTCGTCCAGCACAACGTCGCGTACTTCGAAGAGCCCGGGATCGTCCGCGGGATCCACGCCGAGCCGTGGGACAAGTACCTGTCGCCGACGTCCGGCCGGGTGTTCGCCGCGATCGTCGAGCTGCGTCCCGGTGCTGCGTTCGGTCAGGTGGCGACGTTCGAGCTCGGGACGGCGGACGCGCTCTACGTGCCGCGCGGCGTGGGGAACTCGTTCTGCACGCTGGCGCCGCACACGACGTACAACTTCCTGGTGAACGAGCACTGGTCGCCGGAGCGGGTCGCGGTCGACCTGTTCGATCCGGAGCTCGCGATCGCCTGGCCGGACCTGCCGCTCAGGTACACCGAGCGGGACGCCGCTAACCCTTCGCTGGCTGAGCTGCGGGCGCTGCTGACGGCCTGA
- a CDS encoding class I adenylate-forming enzyme family protein: MNTRRSTALIGDDNTVVVDGKRLTWRTLRKLPQLPSPAAVLVDNGADALAALRHHAVHGTELLVATESRVDELMREELGESGFAIVLPDGEVTPASLKRVEESGRAWLLTSGSTGRPKRIGHTLESLTTVTADQPPRTWLLPYSPGTYAWWQVVTLSLTQADQGLVVIEPHELDNWPAIAAQHGVSAASGTPTFWRQAIYRDADALAAVPLEQITLGGEPVDQAILDQLREIFPKARISWIYASSEVGASIVVHDGKAGFPRSWLDRDPDPERPVLSVEGAELVIRSPHHGAGLVGAVHTGDRVEYDGDRVLITGRLDTDEINVGGSKVSAGLVRNVLMGHPGVSWARVFARKAPLVGRMVAAEVVTNHSLGPITDTDLVQWCSSRLPDYGVPRRIRFLDEIPQKETLKSDV, encoded by the coding sequence GTGAACACACGGCGCAGTACCGCGCTGATCGGCGACGACAACACAGTCGTCGTCGACGGCAAGCGGCTGACCTGGCGGACGCTGCGCAAACTGCCGCAGCTACCGTCGCCGGCGGCCGTCCTGGTCGACAACGGCGCCGACGCGCTCGCGGCGTTGCGGCACCACGCGGTGCACGGCACCGAGCTGCTGGTCGCCACCGAGTCCCGCGTCGACGAGCTGATGCGGGAGGAACTGGGCGAGTCCGGTTTCGCGATCGTCCTGCCCGATGGGGAAGTCACCCCGGCCAGCCTGAAGCGCGTCGAGGAGTCCGGCCGCGCCTGGCTGCTGACCTCCGGCTCCACCGGCCGCCCGAAGCGGATCGGCCACACGCTCGAGTCGCTGACCACGGTCACCGCCGACCAGCCCCCGCGGACCTGGCTGCTGCCGTACTCGCCCGGGACCTACGCGTGGTGGCAGGTCGTCACGCTCTCCCTCACGCAGGCCGACCAGGGCCTGGTCGTCATCGAGCCCCACGAGCTGGACAACTGGCCCGCGATCGCCGCCCAGCACGGCGTCTCGGCCGCTTCCGGTACGCCGACCTTCTGGCGGCAGGCGATCTACCGCGACGCCGACGCGCTGGCCGCCGTACCGCTGGAGCAGATCACGCTCGGTGGCGAGCCCGTCGACCAGGCGATCCTCGACCAGCTCCGGGAGATCTTCCCGAAGGCGCGGATCTCCTGGATCTACGCGTCCTCCGAGGTCGGCGCGTCGATCGTGGTGCACGACGGCAAGGCTGGCTTCCCGAGGTCCTGGCTGGACCGCGACCCGGACCCGGAGCGGCCGGTGCTGAGCGTCGAGGGCGCCGAGCTGGTGATCCGCTCGCCGCACCACGGCGCCGGGCTGGTCGGCGCCGTGCACACCGGCGACCGGGTCGAGTACGACGGTGACCGGGTGCTGATCACCGGCCGCCTGGACACCGACGAGATCAACGTCGGCGGCTCCAAGGTGTCGGCCGGCCTGGTGCGGAACGTGCTGATGGGCCACCCGGGCGTCTCCTGGGCGCGGGTGTTCGCGCGCAAGGCGCCGCTGGTCGGCCGGATGGTGGCGGCCGAGGTGGTCACGAACCACTCGCTCGGCCCGATCACCGACACCGACCTGGTCCAGTGGTGCTCGAGCCGGCTGCCGGACTACGGCGTACCGCGGCGGATCAGGTTCCTCGACGAGATCCCGCAGAAGGAAACCCTGAAGAGTGATGTCTGA